Within the Setaria viridis chromosome 3, Setaria_viridis_v4.0, whole genome shotgun sequence genome, the region GCGGAAACAGCGTGCGCGGCGGCGCTTCACCTGTGAGTCATCGGAGCTGCTCGGGAGCGAGCTCCCAGCCACGGTTTGGCACGTGGAGACCACCAGAAGCAACAAATGGGTGAGGCGAACTCGTTTTGGTGGTCGACGGTGGCCGAGATGCGGCGGCGCATGGCGGCGCTCTGGCGAGGTCGTGCGGGCggggacggccgcggcggcgcactAGAGGAGCACGGCCGAGGTCCTCACCACTGCGCGGTGCTCCGGGAGACGCTGAGGGCGACAAAGAGGTGACGGCGGTGCGGTAGGCttgaaggcggcggcgctagaAGCTCAGAGGCGGCGGTGCAAAGGGAACAGGCGGCGGTAGGGTTCGATGGGAAAACCGGGCGGGAGGGGGGATGGCTATATATAGGGGCAGAGCGCGGTGTGCTGGCCCGGACTCGAGCTCGAGTCGGGGTCAGATGCGGCACGGCCGGTGCTGAAGAAAGGAAGGCGTGcggcaagaaaaagaaaagagcggaggaggaagaaaggaaaggaaggggAAGATGCTGACTGGTGGGGCCGGTGTGCCAGCGACAGGAGACGAGCGAGCGGGCGATGCAGCCGGGCCGACGCAAAGATGGGCCGGAGGATCTAAGCCGCGAGGAGAAGGAGTGAAGCTGGGCTGAAGGAAGGAGAAGGTTGAGCCAGCTCTGGAAGGAAAAGGAGCGGCAACGGGCTGAAAAGGAGGGAGGAAAAGGAAACGGCCAatgaagagaagaaaaagaaacagaacaaaaaagattttgaaatgaAATCAGATTTGAAAtttaaactcaaattcaaactcaagcaaaaATATGCACAAGCATTGAGATAATAAACTCCTATGATGCAATAATTGAATTTGGAAATGTTTTTAAATGCCTAAGAATTCAAATGCAACCTTAATTTGGCAAATTTTATTAAGTCACAAATTTTGGAATTTTATTATGCCTAGAGCTGGTCCGGTAGCAAAGAGGCCGTACAGGATGTCGACCGACAAGCTGGATGAACTGAAGAAGTAGTTGAAGAATTTGTTGAAGCAAGGATTCATTCGACCAAGTGCTTCACCCTGGGGTTCGCCTGTTCTGTTCGTGAGAAAGAAGGATGTGTCgatgaggatgtgtgtggattaccggaCGCTCAACTCCATGACCATCAAGAACAGGTATccgttgccacggattgacGACCTGCTTGACCGGCTTAGAAAAGCTAAgtacttctccaagattgactTGAGGTCAGAATACTACCAAATGAAGATTCAAGAGAGTGACATATCCAAGACCGTCTTCACCACACGGTACGAATTGTTTGAGTTCTCCGTGGTTTCCTTTGGTTTGACTAACGCAccagcttacttcatgaacataATGAATAAGATCTTTATGGaagagttggacaagtttgtggtagtATTCATTGATGACATTCTGATCTACTCAGAAATAGCAGAAGATCACAAGGAGCACCTCCGATCGTGCTAGAGAGGTTACGACCTACACCAGCTTTATGCTAAgctcagcaagtgtgagttttggatGGAGTAAGTTGCCTTCCTAGGGCACATGTTGTCGGCTAAGGGAGTAGCCGTTGACCCTGCCAAGATTGAGGCAGTCATCGAGTGGGAGCAGCCTCGCAATGTTTCcgagatcaggagtttccttgtaTTGGCAGGATATAACAGGAGATTCATTGAGAACTTTTTCAAGATTGCCAAGCCCATGATCGAGCTGCTTAAGAACAACGTGAAGTTTGTGTGGTCAGAAGCTTGCGAGAAGAGCTTTGAGAAGTTGAAGTCGAAACTTACTACCACCCTAGTACTCACCTTACCGGATATTAAGAAAGACTTTGTGGTGTACTGTGATGCTTCCAAGCAAGGGTTAGGATGTGTGTTGATGCAGGAAGGAAAGGTCATGGCCTACGCATCATGACAGCTCAAGAAGCATGAGGAGAACTACCCAACGCACGACCTAGAGTTGGAAGCCGTCgtgcatgctctcaagatttggaggcactacttgatcagcaacaagtgtgagatctacactgaccacaagagcttgTAGTACTACTTCACTCAGTCCAAGCTGAACATGAGgaaaagaagatggttggagctaatcaaggattatgagttggagattcactaccaccccggtaaaGCTAACATGGTGGCCGATGCCCTAAGCAGGAAGGCGTACTGCAACAACTTGATGGTGAAAGAAGAGCAACCTGCCTTACACAAAGAGATGGAGAAGCTAAAGTTGGAGATCGTTGAGCATGGGTAGTTGTGTGAGCTACAAGTAACCTATGACCTGGAAGATTGGATGAGGCAAGCACAAGCCTAATGCTCAGAAGTTGAGGCCCTATAGGAGCTAATGAAAGAGAGCAAGACAACCAATTACCGAATGGATGATAAAGGCACTGTTGCCAAAAGAGCTACACagacaagaggaggagagacTTATCCTTTAAAGTTGGAGATCATGTCTATCTTAAAGTCTCACCGCTTTGTGGAACTAAGAGGTTTTCTGTTAAAGGAAAGTTAGCGCCGAGGTTTGTAGGTCCCTACCAAGTGGTGAAGCGAGTTGGAAACCTCGCTTACAAGCTTGCACTACCGGAACACATGGCTAGAGTACACTCGGTGTTCCACGTGTCTTAGCTGAGGAAGTTTCTAAGAGTTCTTGAGGAGGAAGTTCACACTGAAGCTTTAGACCTACAAGACACCTTGGAGTACACAAAATACCCAATCAAGATTCTGGATCACACAGAGAAAGGGACAAGAAGGACACCAATTCCATACTGCAAGGTCCTTTGGAGGAACAACACTGAGAGAgaagcaacatgggagaagGAGTTAGATCTGAAGGAGTTCTCTCACTTGTTCGAGGAGGTTGAGGCTTAATCTTTAGGATGAGATTCCCATAGGGGGGAGACTGTAATATTcctaaaaattagaaatattagACTGATTGAGttttcaaaaatttaaaattttttgtttgaattgtgcgctcatttgaaaatggaagacaaatGCTTCTCTTATCTAGAAAATTTCCTAATAAATAAATCTCAAAGTACTTTCAACTTGTGTGCTAGTTTGATTTGGCTCTTTCTGGATTTTATTTGGCTTTCAAAGTTGAGTGTGTTTCAATTTTTAAtctaattcaaatttcaaactaAGTATAAAAACCAAACGTAAAACTAACCAAGCTGGCCCATAGCCGAATCGGCTGGCCTGCTAACCTACCTCTCTCCCGAACCAGCCCATCTAGCCAGCTCAGCCAGCCCACAAGACCGCCACACTCCCACCTTTTCTCCCCTCTCACCGATATGTGGGTCCCACGTGTCCGCTTTTTCCCCTACCTCCCGCTGGTTGCCTGCtctgctcgcgccgccgctgccttgctggtacccgcgcccgcgcgccctTCTCCACTCCGCGACAATGCGAGGAGCACCTGTGCTTTCCTCCCCACAGCCGTAGCTGCCCATGACCCCTTCCGGAGTCTTCCGAGGCAGGGAAATCCTCACATTGCCCCTGCCACTCCAACCGGCCCGCGCCTCCACGGCCCCCAAACCGTACCTCTGGGCCATTGGATGGACACCACAACACCCTCGGGTGCGCTGGCCGAGCATGAAcagccgcgcgcgcccgcgccccgaCCGCGGGCTATAAATAGTCCCGGCCGACAGCCTCACCTTGCCATCCCAAATCACCCGAGGCTTTCCCTcttgccgccgccagccacccgggagaggagaggggaaaagaggctgaggaggaggaaggaaggaagggaagaagagaagaggaaggaggcacGTCGGAGGAGTCACCGCGTCGTGCCAGGAAGGAGGAACAAGAGCTGCCTTGTCGCCGCCCGAGGAGGAAAAGTCACTACCGCGATCGTTCCGTGAGTCTTCACCGCACTGGCAACCCTCTTCTTCTGAACCCCAACATGCGCCCGCTACCCCTCTTCTTTTTTCGCTTGGCTCCTTTGCCCGACCTTCGAACCACTGCCATGCTACCTGTCCAGCCTCCACCGCTTGTCGTCGTTGCTGTGTTGCCAACCTTCGTGCCGTGCTTCTTGTGCAGGTGCCACCGCTACCCTCATCGCGGCCCTAGGATGTAGGATGTCGCGCACAACGGCCGGCCGTGCCACAGCCGGGGGTTACCCCATGACCGCACACGTGCCGCCCGCGCCGTGCTCTACCTAGCCTTGCCTGCACCTGCAACCCCGCACCGCGCTTGCCTCGTCGCGccacctcgcgcgccgcgccacccCGCTATGTCGCACTGTGTCGTGATGTCGTGGCCGCACCGCCCGCCCGCACCACGATGTCACGCCACAGCCAACCAGCATGCGGCTACACGCGCTGGCCGCATGGGATCCAACCGGCACACCGGATCCCGGCTAACCCCAACTAGCCGCGTGGGTGCCACATGTTTGTGCCACGTAGACTTGGATGGCCACGTGGCTTCCACGTGGAGCCATGTGGCACTAACGTGTCACAGGGCCAGGCCCACCTGATGGGTCCACTAACTAATAGACGGGCCCGCTGACTAGTGGGGCCCACCGGCtgaccggtggggccttgttGATCACTGACCGGTCAATGTTGACAAAGTCAACATTGATCGTTGACCGGGTCGACGTTGACCAGGTCAATGCTGACGTCAACTAACACGTGGCAATCTCTCGTGCTACCATGGGGCACAACTAGAAGCTGACACATGTCACCCTAATtaataaatttcaaaaattaattaaataattaaatatcctttaatctttaaaaattcataactaattcattttaacttagAAAAATACGAGACCGgttgcattaaattcataaaattGAGCCTGTGctatttgtagctagtttggtattatttggatcttctaaatttggctttcttggagttttttccTAGATGTAATTTCGATTACTTTATATTGTGTCGTATCTCATTCGGTTCAAACCCGAGCTATGACCCCGAGAACTCTCAAGACCTCGACTATACTGAGGAAGACTTAAGCGATGACaaacaaggtgtcatgtcactcccaatcaatcctatgcatgcttagttgctagcgctttatttatgatgcttggatcATGCTTGATTGCTTAGCCAATTTGTTAGCcttgccttgataattgtttatcaaGTTCCTTGTTACCTACTTGTGTTCTAGCTACAGACTCCTGGCAAGTCCACTTTACTTATATCCACGTACatacttttgagttatggatgggcacatgccatggatttggtgatgggattccttgtacactctcgcgtgtgttttaGGTGAGTATGATCCCTTGACGTGTTTTGGCGGGAGCGAGCTGCGGTgggtactgaggagtgcctatctaggagagagcattctggactctctccaCCCCTCATGTGCCTGTGCCAGGTACCTTGTTTGACACTTTAGGAGCAGGAGGCATCTTGTACGATGCGGGTGCTGTGGCACATACTTTGTGGagttgagtgctcgctctcagcccttaaggaccgagtcagtttaaCCATGTTTCTTTGGACTATATACGTACATACCGTTCGCCTTCTTATGGGCAGGGttcggtccgagactagtggtggatagcgCTCAGCGTGTAGGTGGATTAGTGTGATTGGTGTAAGGAGTTTAAGGCATTGACCTGCTCCGACATGACTGCAGTTTCACAACTTCGAGGTCTACGACTAGCGACGGTGTGCCCTGCAGTTGAAGATGTTTCCAGACTCTAGGAAACAGGAGAGTGCTAGccacctactagggctccgTCCGTTAGGTGGGGTTTTGGACGGATCGCTATCATTCAGGCTCCATCCGGGCGGGTACAGGTGTACAAgctctgcagagtgtataaccTATAGttatagtccgtgtccactggtATGTACAGTCCTCTGATCTGTTACTCTGACTACACTTTTTACTTACTCTTCTACCTCCCTTTTGAGACAGGTCAGCATTTTCCATAGAGATGTGAGGGGAGgaagctctcacatcgcctcgtgtgtttgggtgctggattcttgggtgaaggatctgaTGATTTGTGATGACTTCCTTGTtaggtgttgacctcggagatggtATTGTTTTGATGCGTTATTGATTGCTACTGCTGCATAACCCtctacagccatatataggtttatccatgcatatagtattattcccccgtccttggcttgctgctattgggagttgacatggtcTACCCACTTCTCGGGTAaatggtggcttttcagggtcgGAGCCCAACTACGACTTCAACAACGacggatgggaagactagggatggtcgCTCGCTCAAGTCGCCTCTGGAGATGGTGTTCGCCATAGCTCATGTTTccgctgcgtagatgttttacttTTCATGATTCAGTCCTAAAGGACTTGTACCAGCATGTGCCGAAGTGTTTTCCTCgatatttatgtcattattactctgttgctactctatatttctgtgttggtatgAATTTTGTACTATCTAAGATAGGTattcgcacgtgatagccttTCTGGGACTATCATGGAGGTGCGTAGGCTTAAATTCCCAGAAATGGGAATTCGGGTCGTTTCAATCACGTAGAATTACGTActccttcttcctccatcctcatCACGTAGAAAACATACTGCTTGCTGCCGCAGCTCTCTCCATCTCATGTGCCGTTgtacgctgctgctgctttccATGTTCCGACGCAATGTTGTCCCCCCACTGCCTATCCAAGGGTCCAACGATGTGGGGCTCACGTGCAAGTCTAGTCATACTTTTTCCGCACGAAATAGCAGAATATTAAACcaagtcatctccaacaaatttttaTCAATTCCTCTAAAATTTTGAAGTGTGAATGCGAGGTTTTAGTTCAAGGATCCGACTTCTGACATGGGGCCCAAATGTATGTCCAACCATTCTATTTTGTACAAAGTAGCAGACAGTCAAattgagtcatctccaacaaatttcgatcaattttaCTAAAATTTTTAAGTGTGAATGCAAAGTTTTAGTTCCAAGGTCCAGCTCTTGACCCAACCATACTATTTTGCATAAAGTAGCGGGTCTCCAataaattttgatcaatttcTTTAAAATTTTAAGATGTGAACGCGATATTTTAATTCTATGGTCCCACTCTTAACTCGGGACCTACATGTATGTTTAGATatactattttgcacaaagtagcgagCAGTCAAACTGAGTCATCTCTAACAAATTTCGACcaatttcgctaaaattttaaggtgcgAACGTGACGTTTTAATTCTAGGGTCCAGCCGTTGACATAGGACCCACATGTTGTTTaatttttatttcaaatatatacACGACTTTTATATGGGCCCATAGATTTATATAGCAAATTTATGAGTTTTTATAGCAAATCCATGGGTCCCATGAACTAGCTAGTGATAATAGTATACATGTACAGTCTTGGTTCGATGCATGCTATCCTCCGCttgaccgccgccgcctctagTCCACGCCCCCATGCCCACTCGGCACCGGCGCAGCCTGCTCGGGCGACGCCTCCCCTCCCATCCCTCCCCACTCCATCTTCTCTATTCGCCGGCgcccccatcttcttcaacttCGGCGCCCGACGCCCCTGCAGCCACCGCATCCCATTCGACTCCGGCGGCCCTGCCGCCTCCATCGCGGACCAACGCAGATCCGTGTGGCTAGATGCCCCCGCCACCTACACCGCCCACTACGGGTCCCCCATTGCCTGGCTCCAGCAGCACCGTTGcagcctccgctccaccgccaTCTCTCCCGCCGGCCGGCAAACCACCCCGAAGCTCTCTCTACAATCGGGCACTGAGGTAACCCCAAAACCCAAATCCCCTCAAACGTACCCTCAAATTCTCATCCCTATTCAATTTCTAGTGCAATTTTGGGTGGCTGATGGATAAGCAAGATTTCAACGAGGAGTAAATCTCTctctcgttttttttttttttgcaaaatggtgTTTCTAGCTTGGTATATATTCTAACGTGTTCGGTTAAACTCATGCTTCGAAATGGCAGCATGACGCACCCACCGATCAGTGAATAAATGGTGCTGTTTGGTGGGTAATGAGGCTTTGCATGTGGTGGACAGCTAACCGTGCTGGTGAGCCCTTTTCATGGATTGGAACTCGGAAGAGGACAAGACAGAGAGAAGAGGTCTCTTGCACGGCCGGCTTTGAATCCCGAATAAAGCCAGCGAGTGGTGGTTTCTGATGCGCTGGTAGTACGTCTTGCTTGGAAGCTTGGACTTGCacaacaaaaataaatttaacaGCACACTCTCGCATCATCGAAGCATTTGTGGATTGGATTGGAGGATGGGGTTTCCCATTTGATGGAAAGGGTTTGATTCGGATCTGCTAGCTGTGGGGTTGGTTGCCGTTGCATTGGTTTTATTGGATGGTGTGGATGCACGGAAACATAGCAATAATAACATGTGAATAATGATCTTTTGTGGATCTGTTTGGATGAGTGGTTTCAGATTCAACATGATGCAGTTCCTTATGAGAATCTATGAACTTCTTTTATATCTTGTGACATATTATCTTGCGTTCTATTCACGTGGTTCTTCACAATGTTGATGTCATACAGCACTAAGTAATCTTTAAGAGATTTCTCTAGAGTATATAATACTGTATTGCggaccttttcttttatcatgCATAATGCATGGAGTCTACATAATATATTTGAAAAATCTTATGTTAGGAATTAGGAAAATTAGAAGGGTCGTCCATTTTATTTTGTTAATTTTTTGTTAATATATCAGTTATGTTGCTTATgatataaaaactaaaatatatTCATTATGGGCACTTTTCAAGTAATGTCTATCtccttaaaaaaaattgtagaggTTGTTTCTATCACGAGTCACGTCGAAGAATTGAGCAAGGCTAGTCGGTGAACATCACAAAATCTTATACAGCGCGCGGCTCTCAGGGCGTCTCCAACGGGTGTGTGTTGAGCTAGTGGAAATAGTTTTATATACGATGAACaattgggggtgtttggatatcctctgctaaactttaacacatgtcacatcgaattcagcacatgtcacatcggatgtttgatactaattagaagtattaaacatagtctaattacaaaactaattgcactatgcaattagttttgtaattagctcatgtttagttctcttaatgaacatccgaacatccgatgtaactatgctaaagtttagcacctcgtatccaaacaccacatGAATCATTGCCACGCTAGCACATGATCAGCGATAGTCTCGCACAGCTTCCCATGCTGCTCTCTTGCAACACAGCTTCCTTGCGCCTCCCTACTGGTATAAGCTATCAACTATCTTAGGCCTCCTTTGGCATGGCAGGCCTTTGCACCAAAGAGGTACGCTCAAAATAGCTTCACCAACGAAGCCAGACAAAAATTACGAAACGGCTTACACTGGATGAGAAAAAATCtggctccccgcggcttcaTCCCAATCTCCTGTCGTACTGGGCGAAAATGCCCCAACCCGACCTTGCTCGTCGATGGCGCAGTGGAGAAGCAGCACGCGATGGCAATGGAGCAGGGTGGCGAGGACCTCGCGTGGTAGGGTCGGAGTGAAGCAGCAGAGGAGCGGTGGGGCCTCGCGCTACGCGGCCAGAGCGAAGCAGCAGGACAGCACGGTGGCTGGTGGGGGCTTCAGCTTCACGCGGCGCTGGAGGAGCGTAACGGCGAGGAAGAAGCGTGCTGGCCTGGGTCTGCGGATAAGGACGGAAGCCATGCAGGACGGGAGGAGCCAGATAGGGAGAGCGGCGGATAGAAactagaaaggaaaaggaacggcccagaaggaaaaaaagaaaattgtgataaaaataaaatgaaaggGAAATTTGGTTAACGTATAAaatttattgatttttttatatGAAATCACATTATAAATGGATGGAAAATATAAAACTCATATGCACCTCCGAATTAAATAGCTATGGACATATTGGATATTTAACCCACATCCATCCTATAGAATAAAGGAAAAGTCATTTTGCTAAACGCTCTTCAAAATAGCTTCAGCTTTAACAAAAAAGCTGTTTTATTATAGAAGTTAAAGTTGGAGCCGTTTTAACCGCATCTGGAGTCCTACCAAACGAGCTCTGGATATGGCCACGCGCCAGGTGCCCAGCGCTGCAGAAGATCCCTGGCCTGCCAAAAATAGCGCGCACTTGACTCGAGCGCCTCGCCTCGCTGTACAACCGGTGGGCGGTGGCTTGCGCGACCCGCGAGCTTCAAGACCCAACCGAACCAACCGACCGAGCCACACCGAGCCGAGCGAGCCCAACCAATTCCATTCCCTTCCAGCCTTCCAGGCACAGCGGGCACACCGCAGAGGCAGAGCACCCCTCCCACCAGAGTCCAGAGCAGCCGCGCGCCATGGCCGATGTCGAGAAGGCCCTCCCCGtgccccccgcccccgccgatGGCGCGGGCGGGAGGAGCACCGGCGTGCTGGGCGCCGCGCTGCAGCGGTGGCGGACGCAGGACGCCCTGGAGCGGTCGGGGTCCGCGCTGCGCGCCGGGGCGTGGGCGCTCTCCCTGCTCGCGTTCCTCGTCATGGCCTGCAACGAGCACGGCGACTGGAAGCAGTTCGACCGCTACGAGGAGTACAGGTGAGCCCCCTAGCCTAGttgccctgccgccgccctcggtgtctcaggccgcgccgccgcccgtacgTATGACAAAACTGTCTTTGTCAGGTACATCGTGGCCGTCGGGCTCCTGGCCTTCGTCTACACGACGCTGCAGCTGCTCCGGCACGGCGTCCGCCTCTCCGGCGGCCAGGACCTGCAACCCAAGACCGGCCTTATCGTCGACTTCGCCGGGGACCAGGTCAGCCGCACCCACCCCGCGATTCTTCCCCGCAGGCCCCAGCCTCCGCTCTGAATTCTGCTCCGGCGATTCCAGTTTCCCATCGCGTGGCAATCGTCTCTGACGTGACGTGCCTTGTGACTCGAGTTTTGCAATTCGCATCGAACTTGGATCGCATTGCCAAGCCCCGTTCCGGATTTTGTCAGAATCACGGGTTTCTTGAACCAGAGGCAAAAGCCCCTGCGGTGGAACTTTTGgttcccaaacatgttctgcATCAGTAGCAGGGTATACATTGCTCATCCATCTCTGGGGTGTCACGAGCAGCTCGTGAGGACAACCGTTTGGGCCGGGGGTTACGGGCTGCGCCAACAATCATTTCGCAAGGTGTCATGCGCTGGAATTCCAAGTGCATTTCGGCTACTATCTTGGTACCGCTAAATTAATCATTGCGCAAGCTGTCGCGACgcctttttttttgataaaaaaaatcatagtaGATGATACGAAGAAACGGTTCAAAGACGCCGCCGATGCATCAGCCGTTGGAAGATGCCAAATTCCTATATTATTTGTTCGTTAGCCATCTGATGCGTTCTATAATCAGATGGATGATAGCAGGGCACAGATATCAGAAAACATGAACTTGGCACGTAAGTTTTCCTAGGCGAAGCCAAACCACATAAACGGTTCATATTAAAGCGATCATATGGGATGGGAAATTATAGTTCAAAACGTGGCTTGACCTGAGGGTCAGTAACTTGTGTAGGCACTTTTGAACCTGAGCGCTGGGTGTGGATGACTGGGATTTCTGTGCAGAGATAAAATTGAGCCCTTTTATCTTCTTGAATTGTTTAACCCTTTGATCATTCAAGAGTGTACGTCAAGGCGCATAAGCGAGAATTAATAATGACTTCTTGCACGATACGGAATTTGAAAGGTCCTTGAAGCTGCAGTGAAACATTTTGTATTCCAAAAATCCTGCACTGTCAGCAGGGCCCGCATTGGGTGTCATTCAGCTCTGGGAAAAATTATGGGGTGCATACCATGCACGTCGTATCGACAACTGTTTAGGGTGATAATTGCACCAAGAAAAATTCCACAAAGTGATATTCAGCGACCTTTTCACAAGTCCACACGGAACCTTCATCCATTGATAGAATTATTGAATACGTACCATCATAGGAAGGCACCAGCCATTGGAACACGCCAAATTCACATTCTTTTTTCTTGGTTTGGCAATGCTCGGCAATGGGAATGTTCTAGATCAGATGGAATGGCAGAGACAAATAGATGCCTGAAAACGTTAACTTGATACCCATGATTTTCTTTTCCTAGTCCAGACACAAAAgcacattgattttttttatataatctGACCCTGAAAGCGACCCTATGGGCTGAGAAAATATTGGCAGAGAGGTCGGACCTTTGATGTACATAATCTGAAAACAATTCTTACGAAATTGGATTTCAGCCCTTTTTTTCCCATTTGCATAACTGTATTCTGACCTGATCCGGGCAACAACCACAACTCAGTCATTGCTCTTGGACCTTGGTTTCTCCAGGTTACCGCCTACCTGATGATGTCGGCGCTGTCGGCCGCGATCCCAATCACCAACCGCATGCGCGAGGGCGCGGACAACGTGTTCACCGACTCGTCGGCGGCGTCCATCAGCATGGCCTTCTTCGCCTTCGTCTGTCTCGCCCTCTCCGCTCTCATCTCCGGTTTCAAGCTCGCAAAACAGACGTACATCTGAGCCTAATCGCACGGACGCACTTGCACATATGCTTCATTCATGGGTTTGTTAGTTTGGTCAATTGTGTACAGTAGTCTGAATTGCGTTTGTCATTACCGCTGGTGTATATAGCCGATTATTTCTACCATTACCTGATTGTGTGGTACATAGATAGGTTTCTGTCATTACCTTGTCTGGAATGGGAG harbors:
- the LOC117847384 gene encoding CASP-like protein 4B4, translating into MADVEKALPVPPAPADGAGGRSTGVLGAALQRWRTQDALERSGSALRAGAWALSLLAFLVMACNEHGDWKQFDRYEEYRYIVAVGLLAFVYTTLQLLRHGVRLSGGQDLQPKTGLIVDFAGDQVTAYLMMSALSAAIPITNRMREGADNVFTDSSAASISMAFFAFVCLALSALISGFKLAKQTYI